The Humulus lupulus chromosome 4, drHumLupu1.1, whole genome shotgun sequence genome has a window encoding:
- the LOC133830149 gene encoding uncharacterized protein LOC133830149 yields MASEPMALEKEPMPFNAGPPRKPRILLAASGSVAAMKFSNLCHTFEEWAEVKAVATTASLHFIDRSSLPKGLALYTDEDEWSSWKQLGDSVLHIELRRWADIMVIAPLSANTLAKIAGGLCDNLLTCIVRAWDYKKPIFIAPAMNTLMWTNPFTERHLMALDELGITLICPVSKRLACGDIGNGAMAEPSLIYSTVRLFAESRTQPEGEPLPVNVNLPRRSRILAAASGSVAAIQFGALCQQFAEWAEVSAVATKAALRFIDRDSLPTNVVLYTDEYEQSIWNKMGDHVLHIELSRWADVMVIAPLSANTLGKIAMGLCDNLLTCIVRAWDYKKTIYVAPAMDTLMWTNPFTEKYLTDIEDLGMVLLSPDTETSVCGERGKGAMADPSDIDTTLKVFLEPPSSDSDSMNAQEE; encoded by the exons ATGGCGTCAGAACCTATGGCTTTAGAAAAGGAGCCAATGCCCTTTAATGCCGGTCCTCCAAGAAAGCCTCGGATTTTACTGGCAGCTAGTGGAAGCGTTGCAGCCATGAAGTTTTCTAACCTATGCCATACCTTTGAAGAATGGGCAGAAGTAAAAGCTGTGGCTACAACAGCATCTTTACACTTCATTGATAGATCTTCACTTCCCAAAGGTTTAGCGCTATACACTGATGAGGATGAATGGTCCAGTTGGAAGCAATTAGGAGATAGTGTTCTCCATATTGAGCTCCGTCGTTGGGCTGATATCATGGTCATTGCCCCGTTATCAGCAAATACACTAGCCAAG ATTGCTGGGGGACTATGCGACAACTTACTGACTTGCATTGTGCGGGCATGGGACTACAAAAAGCCAATCTTTATTGCACCAGCCATGAACACCTTGATGTGGACCAATCCTTTTACAGAAAGACATCTCATGGCGCTTGATGAGCTTGGAATTACTCTCATTTGTCCTGTCAGTAAGAGATTAGCGTGTGGGGATATTGGAAACGGAGCAATGGCTGAACCTTCTTTAATCTACTCGACTGTTAGACTCTTTGCAGAGTCACGGACTCAACCTG AAGGGGAGCCACTGCCAGTTAATGTCAATCTTCCAAGAAGGTCTCGGATTTTAGCGGCTGCGAGTGGAAGTGTTGCAGCCATACAGTTTGGTGCTCTATGCCAACAGTTTGCAGAATGGGCAGAAGTATCTGCTGTGGCTACAAAGGCAGCTTTACGCTTCATTGATAGAGATTCACTTCCCACTAACGTAGTGCTATACACTGATGAGTATGAACAGTCCATTTGGAACAAAATGGGGGATCATGTTCTCCACATTGAGCTCAGTCGTTGGGCTGATGTCATGGTCATTGCCCCATTATCAGCCAATACACTAGGCAAG ATTGCTATGGGACTATGTGACAACCTACTGACTTGCATTGTGCGGGCATGGGACTACAAGAAGACAATCTATGTTGCACCAGCCATGGACACCTTGATGTGGACCAATCCATTCACGGAAAAATATCTCACAGACATTGAAGACCTTGGAATGGTTCTCCTTTCTCCTGACACAGAGACGTCAGTATGCGGAGAACGTGGAAAGGGAGCAATGGCCGACCCTTCTGATATTGACACCACTCTTAAAGTCTTTTTGGAGCCACCGAGTTCTGATTCTGATAGTATGAATGCGCAGGAAGAATAA